In Sulfurimonas sp. C5, a single genomic region encodes these proteins:
- a CDS encoding VWA-like domain-containing protein: METLSFEELFQKVRIHFLFHHPFLSVLALSIPTVFTTNEKSAFETNGTSLEVDLQKLSKYSEEQLTYLYAHVLLHIALKHPFRQKTREAALWNQSCDIVINNILATFKDVGEMPQDELFDETLKDKCVEEVYEILYKEQEKDDDGSGEEKEDNEAKTTPDEKGDLKAHIYDESKQDIQEVADEKTSSGDQEKLDGIIIQALSIAQKERSKYSGMLVEIDSLIKPQVNFSDLLKEYLITSVFEKESTFSKPDRRFISQGLYLPGSQKKQELLEVKVALDSSSSVTMDEYKKFLGVIADVCEGFYEYKIEVLPFDVDVKEELIVSFDSFTAIDEVDWYIPKSDGGTNFDAVLRYLKTTDTRSNDLLLVLSDGEFEINESLVCQTLFVLNEKKNLRKFESYGRVIEFSV, translated from the coding sequence ATGGAAACTTTATCCTTTGAGGAACTTTTTCAAAAAGTTCGGATCCACTTTTTATTTCATCATCCATTCTTATCTGTCTTAGCGCTCTCGATTCCAACAGTATTCACTACCAACGAAAAAAGTGCCTTTGAAACAAACGGCACATCTTTGGAAGTGGATCTACAAAAGCTGAGCAAGTACTCTGAAGAGCAACTTACATATTTGTATGCTCACGTACTTTTGCACATTGCACTCAAACACCCATTTAGACAAAAAACAAGAGAAGCCGCACTTTGGAACCAAAGCTGTGACATCGTTATAAACAACATTCTTGCAACTTTCAAAGATGTTGGCGAGATGCCACAAGATGAGCTTTTCGATGAAACGCTCAAAGACAAATGTGTTGAAGAAGTGTATGAGATTCTCTACAAAGAACAGGAAAAAGATGATGACGGTTCAGGTGAAGAAAAAGAGGATAATGAAGCCAAAACGACTCCAGATGAAAAAGGAGACCTAAAAGCGCACATCTACGATGAAAGCAAGCAGGATATCCAAGAAGTAGCCGATGAGAAAACCTCCAGCGGCGATCAGGAAAAGTTAGACGGAATCATCATCCAAGCACTTTCAATTGCACAAAAAGAGCGCTCAAAATACAGCGGCATGTTAGTTGAGATCGACTCTCTCATAAAACCTCAGGTGAATTTCTCCGATCTTTTAAAAGAGTATCTTATCACTTCCGTGTTCGAGAAAGAGAGTACATTTTCAAAACCCGACAGACGTTTTATATCTCAAGGGTTATATCTGCCGGGCTCGCAAAAAAAGCAAGAACTTCTTGAGGTAAAAGTAGCTCTTGACAGCTCATCGAGTGTGACAATGGATGAGTACAAAAAGTTCTTGGGTGTGATCGCAGATGTGTGTGAAGGGTTTTACGAGTACAAAATAGAGGTACTCCCTTTTGATGTTGATGTAAAAGAGGAACTGATAGTGAGTTTTGACAGTTTTACAGCCATAGACGAGGTTGACTGGTACATCCCTAAAAGTGACGGCGGGACAAATTTTGATGCCGTGTTGCGTTACCTAAAAACCACAGATACTCGCTCAAACGATCTGCTTTTAGTTCTGAGTGACGGGGAGTTTGAGATTAACGAGTCTTTAGTGTGTCAAACCCTTTTTGTCTTGAATGAGAAAAAGAATTTGAGGAAGTTTGAGTCTTATGGCAGGGTTATTGAGTTTTCAGTGTAA
- a CDS encoding MoxR family ATPase: MTTPAIGVSDLYKHLELLIKTDTPVFIHGSPGIGKSYIVNDLASSNDLEIRDVRLSQLDAVDLRGIPSIHNEQTKWMPPVFLPDDKDSKGILFLDELNSAPLSVQAAIYQLVLDRKIGEYTLPKGWRIICAGNKIDDKGIVFKLPSPLINRMVHIVLEARYDDFKVWGINNSIHSYILGFLGFRPDLLSSEIPSAAEANPAFATPRAWNMLSDILHAVKDVNSISAIVHGTVGYGAGIEFLSFVKVYKTLPNIEAILEGNSQEVPNEPSALYALCAALVEKYKKSEHGENVFAYAEKLPVEFNVMLMKDLIVKDESIAELESFEAWLEKYGNFIL; the protein is encoded by the coding sequence ATGACAACACCTGCAATCGGGGTTTCAGACCTTTACAAGCATTTAGAATTGCTTATTAAAACCGATACTCCTGTATTTATACACGGAAGTCCGGGAATTGGAAAGTCATATATAGTTAATGATCTGGCATCTAGTAATGATTTAGAGATCAGAGATGTACGTCTTTCACAACTTGACGCTGTCGATTTAAGAGGAATCCCTTCAATTCACAATGAGCAAACAAAATGGATGCCTCCTGTCTTTTTACCCGATGACAAAGACTCTAAAGGGATTTTGTTTTTAGATGAGTTAAACTCGGCACCTCTTTCAGTCCAGGCTGCGATCTACCAGCTGGTACTCGATCGTAAAATAGGGGAATATACTCTGCCAAAAGGGTGGAGAATCATTTGTGCGGGAAATAAAATAGATGACAAAGGGATCGTTTTTAAACTCCCTTCGCCGCTTATTAACAGAATGGTGCACATTGTTTTAGAAGCTCGTTATGATGACTTTAAAGTGTGGGGAATCAATAACAGTATCCACTCTTACATTCTCGGTTTTTTAGGGTTCCGTCCAGATCTTTTAAGTAGCGAGATACCAAGTGCAGCGGAAGCAAACCCTGCTTTTGCAACACCTCGTGCTTGGAATATGCTCTCAGATATTTTGCATGCGGTAAAAGATGTAAACAGCATTAGTGCCATAGTTCACGGTACAGTTGGTTACGGTGCAGGAATAGAATTTCTTTCATTTGTAAAAGTGTACAAGACACTGCCGAATATCGAAGCAATTTTAGAAGGTAACAGCCAAGAAGTTCCAAATGAACCGAGTGCGCTTTATGCACTCTGTGCAGCTTTGGTAGAAAAGTATAAAAAGAGTGAGCATGGTGAGAACGTATTTGCTTATGCAGAGAAACTTCCTGTAGAGTTTAACGTTATGCTTATGAAAGACCTTATCGTCAAAGATGAATCTATTGCAGAACTGGAGAGTTTTGAAGCGTGGCTAGAGAAATATGGAAACTTTATCCTTTGA
- a CDS encoding GNAT family N-acetyltransferase — protein sequence MVYKAKKKDIKSLELLLKELFAQEKEFKYKKGLHAKAIEKILKKKKVGRIFVYKIEDKIVGMVSLLYSYSTALSAKVGIVEDMIVQSDYRGIGVGSALLEHLIEYANKKGLKRLTLLTDADNELAQKMYGKFGFKHSEMIVLRKGL from the coding sequence ATGGTTTATAAAGCCAAAAAAAAAGATATTAAAAGTTTAGAGTTATTACTCAAAGAGCTTTTTGCGCAGGAAAAAGAGTTTAAGTACAAAAAAGGACTGCACGCGAAAGCTATTGAGAAAATTCTGAAAAAGAAAAAAGTCGGGCGTATCTTCGTTTACAAGATTGAAGACAAAATTGTAGGGATGGTAAGTCTGCTTTACAGCTATTCGACTGCTCTCAGCGCTAAAGTCGGAATAGTCGAAGATATGATAGTGCAGTCTGATTACAGAGGCATAGGTGTAGGAAGTGCACTTCTTGAACATCTGATCGAGTATGCAAATAAAAAAGGTCTTAAGCGACTGACGTTACTCACAGATGCAGATAATGAACTTGCACAGAAAATGTATGGAAAATTCGGTTTTAAACATTCAGAGATGATAGTACTCAGAAAAGGATTATAA
- a CDS encoding ankyrin repeat domain-containing protein, translating into MLSAATLTWMSENDYDSNDVNKVGKHGNSALMKAVREAKSEIASELISAGADLEVKNVDGNTALWNACFGQDYKCVELLVKAGIVLDSMNDNGVTALMYSASAGKLDMVKLLLEFGAKTDLENLDGFKAIDLAATPSIYKALKNGL; encoded by the coding sequence ATGTTAAGTGCAGCGACGCTGACGTGGATGTCTGAAAACGATTACGACAGTAACGATGTTAACAAAGTAGGCAAGCACGGCAACTCAGCACTTATGAAAGCGGTACGTGAAGCAAAAAGCGAAATCGCATCTGAGCTGATTAGTGCGGGTGCAGATTTAGAAGTTAAAAATGTTGACGGCAATACGGCACTTTGGAATGCTTGTTTCGGGCAAGACTATAAATGTGTCGAGCTTTTGGTAAAAGCGGGTATCGTACTTGACAGTATGAACGACAACGGTGTTACTGCGCTGATGTACAGTGCAAGTGCAGGAAAACTAGATATGGTGAAGTTACTTTTAGAGTTTGGAGCAAAAACGGATCTTGAAAACCTTGACGGTTTCAAAGCGATAGATCTTGCGGCTACTCCATCGATCTACAAGGCTTTAAAAAATGGTTTATAA
- a CDS encoding 4Fe-4S dicluster domain-containing protein translates to MAVMITEECISCDACAPECPVAAILDENNEKNPQDSFFYVKPESCVECVGHADAPRCVEACPTEGAIVWDMPYTKEYNDYWQAGQDAGTYNIRVHKKKGLMLPEQKEQPFIADVSMSDRESNANIGRWS, encoded by the coding sequence ATGGCAGTTATGATTACGGAAGAGTGTATCTCTTGTGATGCGTGTGCACCTGAGTGTCCCGTTGCAGCAATTTTAGATGAAAACAATGAAAAAAATCCTCAAGATTCTTTCTTTTATGTAAAACCTGAGAGTTGTGTAGAGTGTGTAGGTCATGCAGACGCACCTCGTTGTGTTGAAGCTTGTCCAACTGAAGGTGCTATCGTTTGGGATATGCCTTATACTAAAGAGTATAACGATTATTGGCAAGCAGGTCAGGATGCAGGAACATACAACATTCGTGTACATAAGAAAAAAGGTCTTATGCTTCCTGAACAAAAAGAACAACCATTTATTGCTGACGTTTCTATGAGCGACAGAGAGTCTAACGCAAACATCGGACGTTGGTCATAA
- a CDS encoding 4Fe-4S dicluster domain-containing protein: MSVRITDLCINCDACIEECPATAIVSADESPLADGEYTYVKPEKCIECVDSTVPKCADVCPTEGAIVWDMPYFAEFDEYYIKGQEEGIYMIRTHKKKGLLSPANQPRPFRDTISIQDRENAMTVEA; this comes from the coding sequence ATGTCTGTTCGTATAACCGATCTTTGTATTAACTGTGATGCCTGTATAGAGGAATGCCCTGCAACTGCAATTGTAAGTGCGGACGAATCTCCTCTGGCTGACGGTGAATACACTTATGTGAAACCGGAGAAATGTATAGAGTGTGTAGACTCTACAGTTCCAAAATGTGCCGATGTGTGTCCGACAGAAGGTGCAATTGTTTGGGACATGCCTTATTTTGCAGAGTTTGATGAATACTATATCAAAGGGCAAGAAGAAGGTATCTACATGATCCGTACACATAAGAAAAAAGGTTTGCTCTCTCCGGCAAACCAACCAAGACCTTTCCGTGATACGATCTCTATCCAAGACAGAGAAAACGCTATGACGGTAGAGGCATAA